One window of the Aquisalimonas asiatica genome contains the following:
- a CDS encoding GTP-binding protein: MSKSKFERSKPHCNVGTIGHVDHGKTTLTAAMTKVMGEQSGGDVRAFDQIDNAPEEKARGITIATAHVEYESSERHYAHVDCPGHADYVKNMITGAAQMDGAILVVSAADGPMPQTREHILLSRQVGVPFIVVY, translated from the coding sequence GTGTCCAAGAGCAAGTTTGAGCGTAGTAAGCCGCACTGCAACGTGGGAACGATTGGTCACGTTGACCATGGTAAGACGACGCTGACTGCAGCCATGACGAAGGTGATGGGTGAGCAGTCTGGTGGTGACGTTCGTGCGTTTGACCAGATTGACAATGCGCCGGAGGAGAAGGCGCGTGGTATCACGATTGCGACGGCGCACGTGGAGTACGAGTCGAGTGAGCGTCACTATGCGCACGTGGACTGCCCGGGTCACGCGGACTATGTGAAGAACATGATCACGGGTGCTGCGCAGATGGACGGTGCGATTCTGGTGGTGTCGGCGGCGGACGGCCCGATGCCGCAGACGCGCGAGCACATTCTGCTGAGCCGCCAGGTGGGTGTTCCGTTCATTGTGGTGTATT